From Ipomoea triloba cultivar NCNSP0323 chromosome 5, ASM357664v1, the proteins below share one genomic window:
- the LOC116020053 gene encoding uncharacterized protein LOC116020053 has translation MYGVDATTMASHPTLKSLAFDRILFNFPYALIPKNGKDQLWRHQSLVRGYLKTAKEMICENGEVHITQRTDGGFDAWRIEFIASQLGLELEEAVDFKICDYPGYTPKWGMGNEDGHFPSKTYKFRLPHPHSNISQCREVAATYRSTDTAIVWTAPLELGVENGITIHDEDYEVSTNLLEAIGLEQKENTSRSSNYCANHNLEQCEMGQEMDGGVVAEEKWVNHYSSSHKMLLVGEGDFSFSTSLATAFGSAHNMIATSLDSEKFASENYSEAISNMEELKRTGCMMIFGVDATRMAHHPSLIGLVFDRIIFNFPYAVISKNDSRQDILWRHQSLVRRFLRTAKQMIHENSEVHITHRTDGFYSSWRIKFIANQLGLELIEAVDFNISDYPGYNAKSGTGSDANFEWCPSKTYKFRHPHPESASCSADPEMILNLSEHSEESWSEESETVELDQENISSPTSSYFPNHYLQEEKWAKHYSSCHEILLVGEGDFSFSASLAAAFGSAANMTATSLDSEEFLKSNYCLATVHLKELKRRGCKVIHGVDATSMANHPYLIGSTFDRIIFNFPHSGIFKSQGHRRISQIRHQALVREFLGNAKQLLGENGEIHITHKSNGFHLQWNIVSLAIEQGLELADSVDFDVSDYPGYSNKYGFGGDRTFDFLPSKSYMFRHPGTLHIPWDC, from the exons ATGTATGGTGTGGATGCTACTACCATGGCATCTCATCCCACCTTGAAGAGCTTGGCATTTGATAgaatacttttcaattttccataTGCTCTCATTCCCAAGAATGGCAAAGATCAACTTTG GAGACATCAATCTCTTGTAAGAGGGTATCTGAAAACTGCCAAGGAGATGATCTGTGAAAATGGTGAGGTCCATATCACTCAAAGGACAGATGGAGGCTTTGATGCTTGGAGAATAGAGTTTATTGCATCTCAGCTGGGGCTTGAGCTTGAAGAAGCTGTTGATTTTAAGATTTGTGATTATCCAGGCTACACTCCCAAATGGGGAATGGGAAATGAAGATGGGCACTTTCCTAGTAAAACTTATAAGTTTCGACTTCCTCATCCACATAGCAATATCTCACAATGTAGGGAAGTTGCAGCCACTTATAGGTCTACTGACACTGCAATAGTTTGGACTGCACCTTTAGAGTTGGGTGTTGAAAATGGGATTACTATACACGACGAAGACTATGAGGTTTCGACAAATTTGTTAGAGGCGATTGGGTTGGAGCAGAAAGAAAACACTTCTCGTTCAAGCAATTATTGTGCCAATCATAATTTGGAGCAGTGTGAAATGGGGCAAGAGATGGATGGTGGCGTTGTAGCCGAAGAGAAATGGGTAAATCACTATAGTAGCTCCCACAAAATGCTGCTAGTGGGCGAAGGAGACTTCTCGTTCTCTACCAGTTTAGCCACTGCCTTTGGCTCTGCTCATAACATGATTGCCACTTCTCTTGACTCTGAAA AATTTGCGAGTGAAAACTATAGCGAAGCGATTTCCAACATGGAAGAGTTGAAAAGAACAGGATGCATGATGATCTTTGGTGTTGATGCTACTCGCATGGCACACCATCCCAGCTTGATTGGATTGGTGTTTGATCGcatcattttcaattttccatatGCTGTCATTTCAAAGAACGATTCACGTCAAGACATACTATG GCGACATCAATCCCTTGTAAGAAGGTTTCTGAGAACTGCCAAACAGATGATTCATGAAAACAGTGAAGTTCATATCACTCACCGGACTGATGGATTCTACAGCTCATGGAGAATAAAGTTTATTGCTAATCAGCTGGGGCTTGAACTTATAGAAGCTGTTGATTTCAACATTAGTGATTATCCAGGTTACAACGCCAAATCGGGAACTGGAAGTGATGCTAATTTTGAGTGGTGTCCGAGTAAAACTTACAAGTTTCGACATCCCCATCCAGAATCAGCCAGCTGTAGTGCAGATCCAGAAATGATCTTGAATCTTTCTGAGCATTCTGAGGAATCTTGGTCTGAAGAAAGTGAGACGGTTGAGTTGGATCAAGAAAACATTAGTTCTCCTACTTCAAGCTATTTCCCTAACCATTATTTGCAAGAAGAAAAGTGGGCAAAACACTATAGTAGCTGCCACGAGATTCTGCTAGTGGGAGAAGGAGACTTCTCCTTCTCTGCCAGCTTAGCTGCAGCCTTTGGCTCTGCTGCTAACATGACTGCCACATCTCTCGACTCCGAGG aGTTTCTGAAATCAAATTATTGCTTAGCTACTGTCCACCTTAAAGAGTTGAAAAGAAGGGGCTGCAAGGTGATTCATGGTGTAGATGCTACTTCCATGGCAAACCATCCCTACCTGATTGGCTCCACATTCGACCGTATAATCTTCAACTTTCCACATTCTGGGATTTTCAAGAGCCAAGGGCACCGCCGCATATCTCAGATTCGTCATCAAGCGCTTGTGCGGGAGTTTCTGGGAAATGCCAAGCAACTGTTAGGCGAAAACGGCGAAATCCACATCACTCACAAGTCAAATGGATTCCATCTGCAATGGAATATAGTTTCGCTTGCAATCGAGCAGGGGCTTGAGCTTGCAGATTCTGTTGATTTTGATGTGAGTGACTATCCAGGTTATAGCAACAAGTATGGATTTGGAGGTGACAGGACCTTTGATTTCCTTCCTAGTAAGTCTTACATGTTCAGACATCCTGGTACACTGCATATACCCTGGGATTGCTGA
- the LOC116020564 gene encoding uncharacterized protein At4g26485-like, which translates to MILNLSEHSEESWSEESETVELDQENISSPTSSYFPNHYLQEEKWAKHYSSCHEILLVGEGDFSFSASLAAAFGSAANMTATSLDSEEFLKSNYCLATVHLKELKRRGCKVIHGVDATSMANHPYLIGSTFDRIIFNFPHSGIFKSQGHRRISQIRHQALVREFLGNAKQLLGENGEIHITHKSNGFHLQWNIVSLAIEQGLELADSVDFDVSDYPGYSNKYGFGGDRTFDFLPSKSYMFRHPGTLHIPWDC; encoded by the exons ATGATCTTGAATCTTTCTGAGCATTCTGAGGAATCTTGGTCTGAAGAAAGTGAGACGGTTGAGTTGGATCAAGAAAACATTAGTTCTCCTACTTCAAGCTATTTCCCTAACCATTATTTGCAAGAAGAAAAGTGGGCAAAACACTATAGTAGCTGCCACGAGATTCTGCTAGTGGGAGAAGGAGACTTCTCCTTCTCTGCCAGCTTAGCTGCAGCCTTTGGCTCTGCTGCTAACATGACTGCCACATCTCTCGACTCCGAGG aGTTTCTGAAATCAAATTATTGCTTAGCTACTGTCCACCTTAAAGAGTTGAAAAGAAGGGGCTGCAAGGTGATTCATGGTGTAGATGCTACTTCCATGGCAAACCATCCCTACCTGATTGGCTCCACATTCGACCGTATAATCTTCAACTTTCCACATTCTGGGATTTTCAAGAGCCAAGGGCACCGCCGCATATCTCAGATTCGTCATCAAGCGCTTGTGCGGGAGTTTCTGGGAAATGCCAAGCAACTGTTAGGCGAAAACGGCGAAATCCACATCACTCACAAGTCAAATGGATTCCATCTGCAATGGAATATAGTTTCGCTTGCAATCGAGCAGGGGCTTGAGCTTGCAGATTCTGTTGATTTTGATGTGAGTGACTATCCAGGTTATAGCAACAAGTATGGATTTGGAGGTGACAGGACCTTTGATTTCCTTCCTAGTAAGTCTTACATGTTCAGACATCCTGGTACACTGCATATACCCTGGGATTGCTGA